The region CCTGAAGGGGAGGTGTATATTTACAAGTCTCAGTGTATAGTATTGGCTTGAGTTCAAATGCCACTCTCCTGCCAAGAATGGACTATCCATTTCAGGGCTGGAATGGTGTTTGACAACCCTAATGAAGGGAAGGAAGAGTGATTTCTCAACTAAAAACGACAAACTGAAGCCCGCTCTTGTACTTTCTCTTATTATAAACACATATGCAGGCAAAGCTGACAATAAAGCTTCATTTTTGACGTGGGTTTTCGTTTCCTTCAAGGGGGgctttgttattattatctgTATATAACCAAATAGAATGTGATGTTAACATCAAATTTGACACTGTGTGATGTTTATGAGAAGGAAACAAGGCAGGGGACTAAATTAAAGCAGTTATAAAATGTTGTCAGCtattcaaatgacaaaaaaataagttgaaaaaTATGTCTGTCACAAAAAGTGTCAGATTATGGACACGTGTTGTGTCATGTAACGTGTGCGGTTTGCTATGAATTTTGCTTTTTGATGATCATACACACGGGGGGTCACGTTGACCAGGGAACATTTTTTGGTGTAGCAAAGAAACAAACGTAAGAGGAGGGTTGAGGTCTAATCAGAatcacattccttttttttctctctcttttgggtcaactaaaaataaatacgtACAGTGAGGTGGAGATgaaagtctgtgtgtgtgtgtgtgtgtgtgtgtgtgtttgtgttcgcTTTCATATTTAAAGTATaaacaatttcattcattttggatcAACAATAAGAATGAAATCTTTCACAAAACAatcatttaacaaataaataatatgtaCATACAAGCTCCTTCAGTGCCACTGTGGTCCAATCACGCAGCGTCCAATCATTCTTCTGCTGTAAAAATCCAAAGGTCCatgattaataattaaaaatattcaatgaaatattattttttaatgaacaaaagTAACTTACCCTTTAAAGGTCAAAGGTCTAATGCATCAACTTTTGAATTGGCAGATAATGTAATGTTACTGTAGTAAACACTGTCCCACATAGGATTAAATCATGAGAATCAATTGCTGATTAcagtttaaatagtttttattcataataaaaaataataataatactgaatgtaaaataaaaacatgcatcttgaaaatacaaattcacaagtaatattaaaacaattttaagtAAGTTTAAATCTATTTGTGTTCTAACCTGGCCcatgtgacccaaaaaaaacaccaaaaaaaataaatcaaatgcaGTCCATGGGCACAAAGGTTTGCACACTCATGGACTCCAGCACAATTAGTTGCAACTTAAAAGGGAAAAGCCATTTCCACAAGGCCAACAGTCttcatttcattcttttttttcttacttcaaATGCATCCAGAAGTTCAAACAAGTTCAAAGACGTGGACAATCCTTCATAAGCATCCTAATGTGCAAATTTAAAATGGGTGGTTAGAAGTCTATGCACCCAATTcaaaggttgttgttttttttagaaggattcattttttttgttctttttttgggtgtgtagacttttccGTCACAAGGTCTGAAGGCGCTCCATTATGGGGAGGTCTCTCAAGAGTTTCCCCTGTCCTTCCTTAGGACAGCGGCCTGCTGCATGACTCGCCCAAGCTGTGCGTGGAGCCTTTGCAGCTCTCCGGCTACAGAGCTCAGAGCATTATCCGCGCCATCAGCAGGCGCATAGGTGGCTTCCTGCGAGACTTCCAGCTCTGCCTTGGAGCGTATCAAGGTCTGTAAGCTGGCGTTAAACCTCCTCTCACGTGCCTCGCCTTCCTCTCGCAGATCTTGGAGGGTCTTGAGGACAGCCTGCCAAGGCGGGCATTGTCGGGATGCCGTCCGGGCCAGGTGCTCCACCTGCGCCCGGAGGGCCGTGGCCGCTCCACGGCAAGACTCTGACGAGTCTAGCAGCATGTTCTGCCTCATGTGAGAGTTCTCCAAGGCCATGAAAAGCTTGTCCCAGCGGGAGAGTTCGGCCGCCTGGCATGATGTTTGTGCTTGGTGTGAATCCGCTGTGGGCCCAAGGCagtaaaaaaacagttaaagcaAATTGGTGATGATTTCATGGGTTCAAGTAtgaatcattttatttaatgtttacaTTAGAGAAGTTTGGCTATGTTCACtggatatttgtttttttttttcattaaaacttattcagaaaatgacaaaaaattggATAATATTCTTGATATCAAATTTCATTGTATAAAAAGCATATCATattaattgaatgtttttaagcaacacaaatgagaaaaactgtaaaacagtgaataaaaaatgaatatttaaatgttattttttatgtaaatacttattttgattcatttttttctttaagttaAGTGGAACAAAGCTTTAAGCAAGGAGCCAGTGGCAAAAAATTGTTAATTTTGCAGAGAACAAttctaaattattattattattataagggATTCTTGATCTGAAGCTTTATAacagttttttccataaacaacaagttaaaatgaattcaaaCCAGTGTAAGAATGTTATCTCTCATGGAAAAATTGCAATACCAAATCACTGCAAAACATTAGCAATAAAATATAGAATTTGATGGATTACATGCAGTTATATGGTAaagaaaagttaaatacaactgaaccaAACATAGACCATGCTTTTTCATGAACCACTAGGGGGGGGCAGAGTTGTTTACACTTTGAGTCTCATGTACGTAAAGAACATACAAAATACTACAGTAAAACTATTTAAAGCAACACTGACTATagaattggatattttttttaaatttaagt is a window of Stigmatopora nigra isolate UIUO_SnigA chromosome 13, RoL_Snig_1.1, whole genome shotgun sequence DNA encoding:
- the LOC144206696 gene encoding pentraxin-related protein PTX3-like; translation: MAAPRVWGVLRIWGVLCMMGYASTSPLLGQVDYTDVYDNEVSREQHEADSHQAQTSCQAAELSRWDKLFMALENSHMRQNMLLDSSESCRGAATALRAQVEHLARTASRQCPPWQAVLKTLQDLREEGEARERRFNASLQTLIRSKAELEVSQEATYAPADGADNALSSVAGELQRLHAQLGRVMQQAAVLRKDRGNS